ATGAAAGAATGCACATAACTTTtccaagcctcagcttccttctctgtaaaatggggatgatgatggTCTCAGCCTCACAGCGTTTTTGTAGAAATTCAATGAGGTAGCCTTGGAAAAGCACTATGGGTGTGACACGTAGTGGGTAGTAGGTGGTCAATACATTTTGTCCAATTAGTTCCACCTGCTATGAAGCAGCTCCACTACTGGAGCCAACTGAAAAATACCTAAGCATTCAAGAGGTGGATGACACGAATTCTTTATCCCCAGTAATGCTGATTCTATAGCCGGGACTGGGATTTTCATCAGGCCCATTTtgaagataaggaaactgaggcatggagtaTAAAAGAATTTGCTCATTTAAAAGGCATctcttttgttcactgatgtatcccCAGTACCTttaactgtgcctggcacacaataaatatttttaaatgaattaattgagtacctattgtgtgccaggcactgtggtaaaCACTGGTTTGGGGGACACATCCCAAATCATGTGGCTGGCAAGTGGCAGGGCCAAGACTCAAACCCAAGTccatctgattccaaagcctgtgctccTTCCTCACAGCTTCCTCCCTGAGTTAGAGAAAGACCGTCCTGAGGCCTCAAGGCCTGTCTGCCCCCAAGGGTGTGGGCAGAACAGCACACACAGTAGTGTCTGGGCATGAGTCACATGCCTCTCGCCTGGCCAGTCTCAGCCCCAGGCACCTTGCCTGGGCACCCAGTTACGTGCCTGGGTGGGTGCCAGGAAGCCTTACCTCATCCGATCCAGAGCTCTGAGACTGCCAGATTCACCAGGTGAGGCTGTGACCTTCTCAGCACTGCCTGGCTCCTCTGGGCTGGAGACCAGATGGTCAGCCAGGGCTTGAGGGGCAAGTGGGGGCACCCCTGCCATGCAAAAACCCCACAAATAGGAAGGTGATCTCCAGGGCTTGCAGTAGGTGTCATCTCCAGGGAGGAAACAGGGGAACCCACCAGGACCCTGCACTGCACACCCCATTCTTTGATTACCTGCAGGGAGGGTGTGCACCCATTCAGCCACCTAACAGACATCGCCACCTGTTTGAGCATTAAAACCTAAATACCTTGTTTCCTGCTCCATCACATCTGTCCGGGGTGAGATCCACTGACTCACCTCTGCCATCAGGGTATCCTGGCTAGTCACTTGCTTACCTGCAGCCACCTGCTCTGGGAACTTCATGACCTCAGGGCCCTTTTAAGCCATGGTTAGGACAGAAACTATTCTGACTTCCTAATGGGAGAAGTCAGTGAGTCTATTCCTCCGTCTGTGTGCCAGACTGTATCTCACCTCCCCAGCTTCTCCAGTTTTTCATGAGAAGCCAGAAACCTGGCTTTTTATGGGAGGCCCCCTGATATCTCTTTAATGTTGATGACTCATTAAGCCCATAAAATGAGGTAGGTCAAAAGATCCCAGGCCACAGGCATGTGAGTTTTCTCCTAAGACTCTGTGATCTTTTGAGATCCTAGGTTGCTGAGTCTTTGATCCCGGGATTCCACACAGGAAGTTAAGACCACTTATCAGACTAGGGAATTGTGTTTGTGATGGGGGCACAGGGAGGATGGATGCTGCGGTCAACCCCTTGTgcccccccacctcccaccccagcccctcactTGGGGTAGCTGCTCCCGATGAGGATCCGGCCCAGGGGGTACTCCATGCTGCCCACCGTGACAGGTGGACTGACGTCCAGGTTGCCGAAGGAGTCAAGGCTGGAGGGACCAGAGAGTGGGATCTCCCGGGTCACATATCCAAAGTCAGGACCCTATGGAAGGACCAGCGAGACCCCCGCCCCAAGAAGGAGAGGTCAGTGAGGACAGGACGAGGCGCTTCTTGGAGCAGAGGGAAGATGCTGGGGGCCTCCCACTCCATGGCTCCTGGTGCTTAAAAAACGATCTCTGTCCACTTTTTACAAATCCCCCCGGGCTCTGAGAACCATGCAGTTAAAGTCAAATCAATAACCAAAAGATAACTAGAAATCCCCCCGAATgtttggaaattaagcaatacACATCTAAGGAATCcatagatcaaagaagaaatcaaagaggGAATTAGACAAGATTTTGAAGTGAAAGTTCATAAAAATCTGCTGTGTTTTGATAGCACATTAAAACTCATGGGATGTTGGTGAGGCAGCACTGCTAGGGAGTTGCCAGAGCTCTAGACATGTATATTTAAACCGAGCATCCTGAGGCATGCCTGAGTTCCtggctcctcaggaggctgaagtgggaggatggcttgagcctaggaggtggaggctgcagtgagctaggactgcaccactgcactccagcctgggtgacagagcaagaccctgtctcataaaacaaagtaggccaggcaaggtggctcacacctgtaatcctagcactttgggagaccgaggtgggtggatcacaaggtcaggagttcgagatcagcctggacaacatggtgaaaccccatctctactaaaaatacaaaaaattaacctggcatggtggtggggggagggggcgcctgtaatcccagctacttgggaggctgaggcaggagagtcgcttgaacccgggaggcacaggttgcagtgagctgagatcgtgccattgcactccagcccaggcaacagtgcgagacgccgtctcacaataaataaataaataaataaataaataataaaacacgTGTGTTTTTTAGGAAAAGGCTGAATCATCTTAGATACCATTTgaagctagaaaaagaacagcaaactAAACACAAAGAAAGTGGAAAATGAAAGCGATAAAGAGGagagcagaaatcagtgaaaaAATCCTCTGGCCCCTATAGGCCAAGCCCAGGGCAGGTCAGGTGGGTCTCTCTCCAGCACTCTGGCCCTGGCAGGTGCACTCTCCTGCTGGGTTCATTGTCACCCGGTCCCTCCAGGCTGGGATGAATGTCCCTGCTCTGTGTGCCCACAGACTGCATCCCATACAGCTCCTACCTAGACTGGGGCTGTCCTAGCAGTGGGGGAGTGGGAGCCGGGAAACAGGCAGAGACCATGGGCTCACCTGGAGGGGTAGTGCACTCGAGGCTGAGTGCAGGGCTGTGGGGACAGCCCCTCTAGCTTTGCATCTTGGTGCCACTATTAACTTGCtgcatggccttgggcaagttatttaacctccctgagccttggtttcctcatccataaagaGGAAATAATGATAGCACTTATCCATAGGCGTGCCCCATGGAATTCATGAGGTAAGCCTTGGAAGGCTAGGAGACAGTGCCTGGAACTCAATACGTAATAGTGGGTGCTGCTGTTGCCATCTTGTGCACAGGTggtagcacagtgcctggcacgtggtaGGTGTTCAGAAAACATTTGACACCTAAAGAGAGGACCTAGCTGTTAAGAACAAGAGCCATGCAGGCTCACTAAGGGTACATTCCCACATTCCCTCCAAAAGGCAGTTTGGTCTCCCCAAAGCTGACCACGCTGCTAATTCCCCCTTGGTGACCCGTCCCTTCTCCAGAAGAGCTCTGCTGACCTGCCCCTCTCAACACAGGAATAATCAGGCTGCTGCCTATTTGCATGTGATTTGCATATCATTTCCATCTCTTACCCAAACTCCCCACTGGCTCCCCAGTTTGCTGCTGTCCCACCTCCTGTATACTTCTGCCTCCTTTTCCTGTTCTCCAAGCCTCATAGGACCAGGCCCAGATGAGACTTCACCAGTGCCCCTCCAGGAGGACCCAACCAGGGTTTCCGCACTCTGCCTGTCGCCACATACCAGGATCCTCTTATAGGGGAAATCCTTCAGGCCTCTGTTCCGGGGGGAGTCAAAGACCACGGGGAAGGATTTGTGAGGGGCCTCGATGTAGCCAAACTCCATCTCGTCctgggaggggagagatgaaAAAGTCATGGTGACCTTTTTCGGGTGGGTTACAGAACAGGGTGGTCCCCACTGggcctggggcagggcagggcagcagATCTTCCCTAAGATCTGGTGAGGGGCAGAGGTAGACGTGAGGCCTCTTAGGACCCCAGCCAGGTGAGGACTCTCGTCTGGGACCAGAGCGTTTGGAGGGCAgcagtgggggctggggctgATGCAGGCAGCGGAAAAGCCCTCGCCCCGGAAGCCTGGCCCAGGCGGCCGTGGCTTCTCTAGCGACACGGAGGTCCATCAGGCACCTGTGCGGCTTCCCTTTCCCCAAGCCAGGCTGCAGGCTTCCCAGGCTGCCCCCAGCTCTCTTCTGGAGTCGGCTTCGGCTCCCACCTGGATCCAGCGGTCATTTCGATTTTCAACTCGAGGGCAGATGATCAGCTTGCAGTTGGCTTTCAACGTCAGGTAAGACATGTCCTCCAAGAATTTCTCATTAGAGCCGTGAGTGTCCATCACACTGTAaaaggcagggagaggggagCGTGCTAACGGCCTCTGACTGTGGCTGAGGTGTGAGTGGCCTTGATTCAGTTTGTGCTGGGCCCTGTGCAGCCTCTGGGGTACAGGGGTCCCAGCTCATGACCTTGAGAGGCTCATAGGCCCATGGGGAAGATGGATAAAGTCTCCAGATCATATCAGGTGACAGGAGCAAGGTGAGGCATAAGCGCAGGCTGTGGAGCCCAGAGGCAGGGCACCTAACCCAGCACAGGGAGTCAGGGAAGTTGCCACAGAGGTGACCTGGGGCTGAATCTCTTGGGTTAAAATAGCAGTGAGGGGCAGGTGGCCCCGTCTACTCCTGTTCCACACAACTGGCCTAAGCAAAGAGGTCAGGGTGGGATTAGCAAGCAGGAGAAGAGTCTCTTTTTAATACCTACACACACCTAGACCCAGGGAAGCACAGCAAACCTGTTTGgccacacccttcccagccttttAACTTCTGTCCAGCTCGACTGTGGCCTTTTCCAGTGGTCTGACCTCTGGCACAGAAGCCTGGCAGGCTTTGCCAGTCGAGGCTGGTCCTTCCCTCAAGGGCATGGTGAGGATTCTGAGACAGCAGAAGGACCAGCGAGCTGGGTGAGATCGGATTTGCAGTGAGACCCGAGGACTGGGTTCCCACGTCCTTAGCAGGCACGGGATTGTACCCATGTCACAGTGAGGGTAGGTCTCCGATGGTCACCAGCAGCCTGTGCACAGCCTGGCCCCACTGCCCAGACTAAATCTGAGATGTTCTGGGGCTGCAGCCACAGGACAGGATGGGCAGGAAAACCAGAGCTTGAGCCAGTGACCTGGGAGGGTCCTTAGCTGCACAGGGCAGGGTGGGTCAGGGTTGGGCAGGGTGGGGCCCCAGCCCACCTGCTGCTGTCCTGCCACCAGCTGAATTGGTGCCCACAATGAATCCGTTAGTCTGAGTGAGGCGCGCAGCCCTGAGGCAGCTTCTGTCCCTACCTCTGCACTCCAGACCtgggggagggcgggagggaaGGAGCCTCACCTGCACACAtacagctcctcaggaggctgagtgttGGGCGTCATGATCCAGGGGGCCATGCGGAAGCCCACAGTGTCTGTGAAGAGGGTCACCTCAGGCACGGTCTGAGGGGAAAATGAGGACTTGGTGGGCCCTGCAGGGACCCCTAGCCTGCCTCaagccccccagcccccagcctgccCAGCCCTGGAGCCTCCAAACTAGGTCCCCAAACCCCTCAGCCTCCATGCCCACCCCCCAGTGCTGTACACACCCCCGTGTCCACCAGGCTGACACTGAGGGAAACCAGCCCCAGGAAATCGGCATCGGGGAAGGTCAGCCCCTCCACATAGAACCTGATCTCCTGCTCCCCCGACTGCCGCTCAACTTCGTAGGACAGACGCTGGGGCCCCAGCACCTGCTTGTAGTCCGAGAGAGAATTCCCACCTAGGAAGAACAAGAATCAGGGACTAGCATGGGGACAGGGGTGAGGGGCTGCAAGCCCAGGAATCCAGGACAGAGCCCCCTTTGTGGTTAGAGCTGCTTGGGTTCCTCTCTGGTTCTGCCATGTgcaagctgtgtggccttggctcAATGACTCAacgtctctgagcctcagtttcttatctgtaaaatggctaACATTTTCTCATGAGGTCAATATAAACTTTAAGCTAAATAAAGAGATAGAGGCATCTGGCACAAAAGGTGAAAACTACCCATGGATAAATACATAtgcaaaatgtgatatattcataagatggaatattattaattcataaaaagtaatgaccagccaggtacggtggctgatgcctgtaatctcagcactttgggaggccaaggcgggaggatcgcttgagaccagcctgggcgacaaagtgagactccatctctacaaaaaaaaatttttttgttgttgttctttgagacggagtcttgttctgccgcccaggctggagtgcagtggcgcgatctcggctcattgcaagctccgcttcctgggttcacgccagtctcctgcctcagcctcccaagtagctgggactacaggtgcccgccaccatgactggctactttattttatttttatttttatttttagtagagatggggtttcaccatgttagccgggatggtctcgatcttctgacctcgtgatctgcccatctcggtctcccaaagtgttgggattacagtcatgagccaccataccgggcccccaaaatttttaaaaatagccaggcatggtggcacatgtctgtagtcccagctgctcgggaggctgaggtgggagtatcacttgagtccaggagttcaaggccgcagtgagccatggtagtatcactgcatgccagcctggacaacagagtgagaccctgtctctaaaacataagaaaaataatgaagctgATTCATGCGACaccatggatgaaacttgaagacattatgctaactgaaggAAGCCTACTGTATGGTTCCATTGATATGAAATATCCAGATAGGGAATTCCGGAGATACAGAAAGCACATCAGTGGCCGCACACGGCAGGAGAGGCTGTCCATTCACTTGTCGAGACTTTGCTTATTCCCTGGTGTCACACTGAGTGCTTTCAAGCTGAGTCCTCTGCCTAAACGTCCACCACTGGTGCATGGGAGGGAACGTTCTGGCTCCTGCCAGGCTCATTTAGCTGGAACAACTAGTTCTGGGTCAGTTTGAACAGAGGAGGGTGAAGGGGAATCAGGAAGGGCTAGAAGCCTGTTGCTGTTTGTAAAAACAAGTTAGAGCACTCCGGGGTTAAGGAGTggtacattatttatttatttatttatttatttgagacagggtcttactctgtctcccaggctggagtacagtggcatgaacacggctccctgcagccttgacttcctgggctcgagtgatctcccacttcagcctccagagtagctgggactacaggctaatttttttgtatgttttgtagagacgaggttttgccatgttgcccaggctggtcttaaactcctgggctcaagtgatcctcccaccttggcttcccaaagtgctggaattacaggcatgagccactgcgcccagccaattttttttttttttttttttttggagacgaagtctcgctctgtcacctaggctgcagtgcagtggcatgatcttggttcactgaaacctctgcctcctgagtttgagtgattctcctggctcagcctcccgagtagctgggactacaggcatgagtcaccacacccagctaatttttattttattttatttttttttttgagatgcagtcttgctctgtcgcccaagctagagtgcagtgcggcacgatctcagctcactgcaacctctacctcccgggttcacgtcattctcctgccttagcctcccgagtagctgggactacaggcacccgccaacacccctggctaatttttttgtattttttagtagaaacaggtcttcaccatgttagccaggatagtctcgatctcctgaccttgtgatctgtctgcctcggcctcccaaagtgctgggagtacaggtgtgagccaccgcacctggcctaatttttgtattttcaatagcgacagggtttcactgtgttggccaggctgctctcaaactcctgacctcagtaatccgcctcccaaagtactgggattacagatatgaggcATTGTGCCCAGCCTTGGCCATATTTTTTGAAGCCACAGGCTGATTAATAAAAACTCTGGTGAGAAAGTTGGGTTCTGGGgccaggggcagggcctgggcctCAGCCTCGCTGGTTCTCACGCCCTCCCTGCCTGGACAGTGCTTGGCATGCAGTTCAGTCCACACTGATTGACCAGAGGAGGGAACGGGAGTGGGGCAATGGTAAAAGGAGGAACTTTGGTGCACCCAAGACACCTGGGTTGGAATGCCTGCTCCACCCCAGATGGTTGTGCCACAGCGAATTCCTgtatctgagcctcagttttcctctcCATAAAATGGAACTCATTGCTGAACCTCCTCCTTGAGGACTATATTTGGTACTGATGGAGTGGTTGTTTGTAAGCTGTAATGAGAGTTACAAAAAGGtgatggaaaaaaaagagagagaaatggggaggAGAGGatagacatggatggagctgggagGACAAGGCCCCGTCAGGCCACTCACCCCGAGCACAGAAGACCCTCAGTCTTTTGGAATCAGAGACGGGCATGTTCAGGACAAGCTTGTGGCTGTCGAAGAGCTCATCGGGGCCATTGCAGCTCAGCACCATCGGGGACATGTCCTGCAAGTCTGGAGAGAGTGGCCCCCTTGAGATTACCCTTTCTCCACCCCACCAACAGGATCCCCTCCCATCCCCGCACCCCACTCCCCAGACAACACCTTGTGTCACTCACCAGCCAGCGACATCAGCCAGCTGTGGGTGAGGTCAGGCTCTGTGGACCTGTGATTGTCCCGGTCACAGTTCACCAGCAAGATAGCCCCATAGCCCTCAGGGCCCCAGCGCCAGGTTTTCTGTGGCAAAATAAGATGCCTTGGGATCAGTGGGACCCAGGAGGCTCCAGGAAGGGGTTCTAGACATGGCCAGGGCGGGCTGCTTTGTTAGATTGTATACTTTCATATTCTTGGTTTGCTTAAggattttaaaaaggattatttGGGGAATGGAGTTACAGATAAGGCTCTAGACCCATCTCATCCTTGTGCAGTGAACAATCTGCACAACCATACACAATGGCTCCACCCAGCCATCACACTGGAGAAGCAAAAGTGTTACCATACCCAGAAATGACCCTCAAAAGCTGGCTAAGCTTTAGCTCTGCCTGGGGGGGCAGAGGCTGCCCACCATGACCTTGATGAAGGTTGGGATCTGGAGAATCTTTGGGAGACCTTCTTCATCCCAGCACTCTCCTGGGACCTGTCTCATAGATATCTCTGGCATCCGATTGCAGTCCTGCAGGATCTGCAAACTCAGGTCTGAGCCGAGGCGGGAAAGATGGCTGGAACGCTCCCCGCCTCTGTGGCTGCCGCTCTCCCCAACACGCCTCCCCACCAGACTCACAAGGCAGGGCTCACTTTCCCCATTTCatagaaggggagagggaggttCTGGGAGGTGAGTCCCAAGCCGCATAGCTGGCCTTCAAACCCAGGTCCTTGGGATTGCCCAGGGCTACTATTAGCCTTTATGGCACTCTTGCCCACACCTCTGGGTAGATGCCACTCTGCAGTAGGGTCCCAGACATGATTTGTATCATagttgccaccatgcccaagcaCTCTTGTGCAGTGAGCAACCCGCACTGCCATCCATGGCAGCcctgcccaccttgtcctccaaGCCTTGTGATCCAGGCTGCCTCTCTGGAGTCTTTCTCTTCAAATTGTACCTTCTAGCCCTCCCAGGAAAGCTTCCAGATACTTCCTGTAGTGGGAGGCCCTGAGCCTACTCTATCCTCCTCCTTACTCTTCAGGCTTTACCTGGGGCTGGCCACCATAGCCTCCTCTACCCAAAGGCTTGTCTTCTCCTTGCCTTCGGTCACTCAACAACCTTTTAGGAAGCACTCCCACATGTGTAGGGGTCCAAATATCGCCCTCAAACTAAAAAAGGCAGCAAGCAAAAGAACCAATCCCAATTTCAAAGTGGCACAAGAAAGACCCAGAGAGGGTAAGCTATTTTCCAGCAGTCACAGCATGTTGGCTACAGGGTGTAGGTTAATATCCATTCATGCCAACTTGGCTGTCCCAGATGGGTTTCCTACGTGATTGGATACTACAGACCCTGGGAATCCATCATTCTTCCGTAGGGAGGGCACAGTCCACCCGGGACCACCCCAAGTTTGCCTTTCAACCCTGCAGTCTTGGAGTGCCCGGGAGGGTCTCACCTTGTCCCCCTGGCTTCTCTTCACCTTGCCTGTGCGGCCTGTGTCGACCTCAAGGGAAATATCTGCAAAGAGATGGAGAGGGGCTGCCAGGGCTCATCCAGCCCCATCTTCACACCCCTAAAGTCCAGGCTGGGCAAACTCTGACCCCGACCCAAACCCGTGAGGACCAGGATGCCCTGCCTGGGGGTCAGACCCCACATTTGGGAGGCCCTTGTGGCTTGCCCTGTGGTTCTGGGAGTTGGAGGGACCCAAGCCTTTGGCTCTTGAATGACTTGCTTGCCTGTGCATGTCCACCTGCTAGCCCCTGGCTTTGGGGTTCTAGATCATATGCTGGTGACCCCAAACTCTGGCAACTGGGGACATGGCCTGAGGTTGCAGGGGCTGGGTTCTGCTGTTCCATCGCCCTGGGCCCTGGCTGAAGGGAGCACATTCCGTGCTGGGTCTTGGAGGTCTAATGAGGGTATACGTGGGACTCTGGATGAAGGAGGCTTATTGTGGGTCTAGCTGTTGTTCACTGGGCAGTGAAGTTTCTAGATCCTTGTAGTCCTAAGGACTGCTGGGCCTCAATCCCTGTGGTTCCAGAGTGGACAGAAGGTCCCTGAGGAATCCAAGCCCCTCAGTGATGGAGGAAGCTGGCCATGGGTCTTCCACTCCAAAGAATTCACTAAGACCCTCAGACAGGCAACCTGGAGTGGCGAAAAGGGGATAGATGGTCTGCCAGGGAGCTGCTACTTACCGACGCCAGTGAGGTACAGCATGCTGTGGCCCAGGGCTTGCTCTTCCTGCTCCCCATAGTATGAGACCCTCACCTGTGGAACACAGCCCTAAGCCTGCATGGCCACCACCTTCAGAGATGGcgggggcagaggagatgggggacACACCCTGACAGCCCTACTTAGAGGCACAGGAGGCATGGAGACCCTCCCAGTCTCTGAAGTCCCAAGACTCAAGGGCTCCCGGCTGGGATTCAGAGCTACCTCTCCAGTAAGCAGCTGTGGAGCCCACCCTGGCTCCCAGAGCAGGTGCGAGGAGCaaggagggtgggggcagggtggaggGATGGGAAAGGCAGGGTAGCGCCCAGCAGGAGCAGCTGGCAGATGAGGGAGGAACAGCCGGCTCCATTGACCTAGGCAAGTCTCTCAGCTCCTCTAAGCCTCAGGTACTTCCTCTATAAAATGCGAATGAGAACCTCTACTCCATCATCACAATCAGTGGTCCTGGAGCTTTTAGCATGGTCCAGAATCCATGCCAAGCCCTCCAGCCAGGTCATCCCAGTGAGCCCCTGGAATGGCCCCAGTCAACAGAAGACTGTCCGGGccctgcctgcagtcccagcagtCCCAGCAGTCCCTCAGCTAGCAAGCAGAGGAGGTGGGGTCTGAGCCCACGGTGGGCTCCTGAGCCCCTCTCTCAACAGCTGCCTCATCCCTGCCCTTTCCCTGTTGGGGAGAAAAGGTCATGTCTAGGATTTGATGGGTCACTGTGTGCCATGGGTGCCCAGGGCTGGGGCGAGTGAGGAGGGAATCATCTGAGCTTCGGGCAGGCGATGAGAGAGAAGGTTGGCTTAGGCGTGGGAGATCTGTGCACACAAAGgtgtgaacgtgtgtgtgtgcacctgcacGGGTTGTTGCTGTGTGGTCCTGCCCACACGAGAGTACTGGGGCTTCTGGCTGGGTCTGTGTGTGGGCTGAATACAGGGATTAATGTGAAGTTGTCCATGAATCTGAGGGGGTGACTAGGAGAGCTTGTGTTTTGTGGGAGTActcatgtgtacatgtgtgatgCTGGAGTGGTGGT
This DNA window, taken from Macaca mulatta isolate MMU2019108-1 chromosome 1, T2T-MMU8v2.0, whole genome shotgun sequence, encodes the following:
- the PADI1 gene encoding protein-arginine deiminase type-1 isoform X2, coding for MAPKRAVQLSLKMPTHAVCVVGVSAHVDVHSDVPKGANSFRVSGSSGVEIFMVYNRTHVTEPIGKARWPLDTDADMVVSVGTASKELRDFKVRVSYYGEQEEQALGHSMLYLTGVDISLEVDTGRTGKVKRSQGDKKTWRWGPEGYGAILLVNCDRDNHRSTEPDLTHSWLMSLADLQDMSPMVLSCNGPDELFDSHKLVLNMPVSDSKRLRVFCARGGNSLSDYKQVLGPQRLSYEVERQSGEQEIRFYVEGLTFPDADFLGLVSLSVSLVDTGTVPEVTLFTDTVGFRMAPWIMTPNTQPPEELYVCSVMDTHGSNEKFLEDMSYLTLKANCKLIICPRVENRNDRWIQDEMEFGYIEAPHKSFPVVFDSPRNRGLKDFPYKRILGPDFGYVTREIPLSGPSSLDSFGNLDVSPPVTVGSMEYPLGRILIGSSYPKSGGRQMARVVRNFLKAQQVQAPVELYSDWLSVGHVDEFLTFVPTSDQKGFRLLLASPSACLKLFQEKKEEGYGEAAQFDGFPCSQGLVPSGFSVSDFLYPGF
- the PADI1 gene encoding protein-arginine deiminase type-1 isoform X1, encoding MAPKRAVQLSLKMPTHAVCVVGVSAHVDVHSDVPKGANSFRVSGSSGVEIFMVYNRTHVTEPIGKARWPLDTDADMVVSVGTASKELRDFKVRVSYYGEQEEQALGHSMLYLTGVDISLEVDTGRTGKVKRSQGDKKTWRWGPEGYGAILLVNCDRDNHRSTEPDLTHSWLMSLADLQDMSPMVLSCNGPDELFDSHKLVLNMPVSDSKRLRVFCARGGNSLSDYKQVLGPQRLSYEVERQSGEQEIRFYVEGLTFPDADFLGLVSLSVSLVDTGTVPEVTLFTDTVGFRMAPWIMTPNTQPPEELYVCSVMDTHGSNEKFLEDMSYLTLKANCKLIICPRVENRNDRWIQDEMEFGYIEAPHKSFPVVFDSPRNRGLKDFPYKRILGPDFGYVTREIPLSGPSSLDSFGNLDVSPPVTVGSMEYPLGRILIGSSYPKSGGRQMARVVRNFLKAQQVQAPVELYSDWLSVGHVDEFLTFVPTSDQKGFRLLLASPSACLKLFQEKKEEGYGEAAQFDGLKHQAKISINEMLADRHLRRDNLHAQKCIDWNRNVLKRELGLAESDIVDIPQLFLLKNFYAEAFFPDMVNMVVLGKYLGIPKPYGPIINGRCCLEEKVQSLLEPLGLHCIFIDDYLSYHELQGEIHCGTNVRRKPFPFKWWNMVP